A section of the Lineus longissimus chromosome 1, tnLinLong1.2, whole genome shotgun sequence genome encodes:
- the LOC135498343 gene encoding phosphatidylinositol N-acetylglucosaminyltransferase subunit Q-like isoform X1 — MEIETMNSLKVFIPHNLLLTPSGWLLAWQDNPTGTLCTLATIQSTGDKRDRTLQQLITLFQDKYPNLTILGLWKNDYDSSGCHLNTNNVQLEQWITLHRKDSDLPLCELKGNWPASLKPTAIIFDSRQVLHSCPLMSKMSEMSDNPSNIKIILKALTSFSAVCQNLPDTYKRCIKTFGGESHSVCDADELDLIIHSCLPPDPYPLQQSDMSDAGMIPSVMSCALILTSIWKRLPGFFQNVFSMLMVWEQLKLRCHQVNKALFDKGGTPRGLLRRKNSLYRFLFDMACGVLLMAVLLQHDLTRLIAKSLMDWAEVVGDELSLLLKWLMGVPAGLKLNSHLDQLLGSFFLYHIYLWKGYLTILQPVFDKLLWYGALSGCLGLSMQLSLMSDLLSMLTLHIYCFYAYAAKLYSLQIQTLASLWRLFRGKKQNPLRKRVDSTSYDVDQLFIGTLLFTILLFLLPTTGVYYIAFTMLRLVVIIINGCLGWMVSFINTLPVYSLIARGLHLAEMAGDLRFSIWPHHEGRPLYLSLQVIQCPLSEVYHLYKESDGPVQENTASYTWGEFGKNLIIGKLVYPWVSVRQDNE, encoded by the exons ATGGAAAT TGAAACAATGAATTCCCTGAAGGTTTTCATTCCACACAATTTGCTGCTGACACCTAGTGGCTGGTTGCTGGCATGGCAAGACAACCCGACCGGGACATTGTGCACTTTGGCAACAATCCAATCAACAGGTGATAAGAGAGACAGGACTCTTCAGCAACTAAtaacactttttcaagacaagtACCCAAACTTGACAATTTTAGGTCTGTGGAAAAATGACTATGACAGTTCAGGATGTCATTTGAACACAAACAATGTACAATTAGAACAATGGATTACTCTTCATAGAAAAGATTCAGACCTTCCGCTGTGTGAGCTCAAAGGGAATTGGCCAGCATCCCTCAAACCTACTGCCATCATCTTTGATTCCAGGCAGGTCTTACATTCATGCCCGCTAATGAGCAAGATGTCTGAAATGTCCGATAATCCGTCCAACATTAAAATCATCCTCAAAGCTCTGACGAGTTTCTCGGCCGTCTGTCAAAACCTACCAGATACTTACAAACGCTGTATAAAGACATTTGGAGGGGAATCTCATTCTGTTTGTGACGCTGATGAATTGGACCTGATCATCCATAGTTGCCTCCCACCTGATCCCTATCCCCTGCAGCAGTCGGACATGTCGGATGCTGGGATGATTCCATCTGTTATGTCATGTGCTTTAATCCTCACAAGCATCTGGAAAAG ACTGCCAGGTTTTTTCCAAAATGTGTTTTCCATGCTGATGGTCTGGGAACAGTTAAAACTTCGATGTCACCAAGTAAATAAAGCCCTGTTTGATAAAGGAGGAACTCCACGAGGTTTGCTCAG GAGGAAGAACAGCCTGTATCGTTTCCTGTTTGATATGGCCTGTGGTGTGTTGCTGATGGCTGTCCTCTTACAGCATGACTTGACAAGACTTATTGCCAAATCTCTCATGGATTGGGCTGAG GTTGTCGGTGATGAATTAAGCCTGCTATTGAAATGGCTAATGGGTGTTCCAGCTGGTCTGAAACTCAACAGCCATCTTGATCAACTACTGGGCAGTTTCTTTCTGTACCATATCTACCTTTGGAAGG GCTACCTGACTATCCTGCAGCCTGTCTTTGACAAGCTCCTGTGGTACGGTGCCCTGTCTGGTTGTCTTGGTCTGTCCATGCAGCTCAGCCTCATGTCAGACCTTCTCTCGATGCTGACACTCCACATCTACTGTTTCTATGCTTACGCAGCAAA GCTCTACTCCCTCCAGATTCAAACCCTCGCCTCGCTGTGGCGGCTCTTCCGAGGCAAGAAACAGAACCCATTGCGTAAACGCGTAGACTCCACCTCATACGATGTGGATCAGCTCTTCATTGGAACACTGCTCTTCACCATACTGCTCTTCCTCCTCCCAACAACTGGAGTTTATTACATCGCATTCACAATG cTGCGGCTGGTGGTAATCATCATCAATGGTTGTCTCGGATGGATGGTGTCGTTTATCAATACTTTGCCTGTTTACAGCCTGATAGCTAGAGGTCTTCATTTAGCAGAGATGGCAG gtgATCTTAGATTTTCAATCTGGCCACATCATGAAGGAAGACCACTTTACCTTTCCTTACAG GTCATACAGTGTCCATTATCGGAGGTCTATCATCTGTACAAGGAATCTGATGGCCCAGTCCAGGAGAATACTGCGAGTTATACTTGGGGAGAGTTCGGAAAGAATCTGATCATTGGAAAGCTAGTTTATCCATGGGTCAGTGTCAGACAGGACAACGAGTAA
- the LOC135498343 gene encoding phosphatidylinositol N-acetylglucosaminyltransferase subunit Q-like isoform X2, with the protein MNSLKVFIPHNLLLTPSGWLLAWQDNPTGTLCTLATIQSTGDKRDRTLQQLITLFQDKYPNLTILGLWKNDYDSSGCHLNTNNVQLEQWITLHRKDSDLPLCELKGNWPASLKPTAIIFDSRQVLHSCPLMSKMSEMSDNPSNIKIILKALTSFSAVCQNLPDTYKRCIKTFGGESHSVCDADELDLIIHSCLPPDPYPLQQSDMSDAGMIPSVMSCALILTSIWKRLPGFFQNVFSMLMVWEQLKLRCHQVNKALFDKGGTPRGLLRRKNSLYRFLFDMACGVLLMAVLLQHDLTRLIAKSLMDWAEVVGDELSLLLKWLMGVPAGLKLNSHLDQLLGSFFLYHIYLWKGYLTILQPVFDKLLWYGALSGCLGLSMQLSLMSDLLSMLTLHIYCFYAYAAKLYSLQIQTLASLWRLFRGKKQNPLRKRVDSTSYDVDQLFIGTLLFTILLFLLPTTGVYYIAFTMLRLVVIIINGCLGWMVSFINTLPVYSLIARGLHLAEMAGDLRFSIWPHHEGRPLYLSLQVIQCPLSEVYHLYKESDGPVQENTASYTWGEFGKNLIIGKLVYPWVSVRQDNE; encoded by the exons ATGAATTCCCTGAAGGTTTTCATTCCACACAATTTGCTGCTGACACCTAGTGGCTGGTTGCTGGCATGGCAAGACAACCCGACCGGGACATTGTGCACTTTGGCAACAATCCAATCAACAGGTGATAAGAGAGACAGGACTCTTCAGCAACTAAtaacactttttcaagacaagtACCCAAACTTGACAATTTTAGGTCTGTGGAAAAATGACTATGACAGTTCAGGATGTCATTTGAACACAAACAATGTACAATTAGAACAATGGATTACTCTTCATAGAAAAGATTCAGACCTTCCGCTGTGTGAGCTCAAAGGGAATTGGCCAGCATCCCTCAAACCTACTGCCATCATCTTTGATTCCAGGCAGGTCTTACATTCATGCCCGCTAATGAGCAAGATGTCTGAAATGTCCGATAATCCGTCCAACATTAAAATCATCCTCAAAGCTCTGACGAGTTTCTCGGCCGTCTGTCAAAACCTACCAGATACTTACAAACGCTGTATAAAGACATTTGGAGGGGAATCTCATTCTGTTTGTGACGCTGATGAATTGGACCTGATCATCCATAGTTGCCTCCCACCTGATCCCTATCCCCTGCAGCAGTCGGACATGTCGGATGCTGGGATGATTCCATCTGTTATGTCATGTGCTTTAATCCTCACAAGCATCTGGAAAAG ACTGCCAGGTTTTTTCCAAAATGTGTTTTCCATGCTGATGGTCTGGGAACAGTTAAAACTTCGATGTCACCAAGTAAATAAAGCCCTGTTTGATAAAGGAGGAACTCCACGAGGTTTGCTCAG GAGGAAGAACAGCCTGTATCGTTTCCTGTTTGATATGGCCTGTGGTGTGTTGCTGATGGCTGTCCTCTTACAGCATGACTTGACAAGACTTATTGCCAAATCTCTCATGGATTGGGCTGAG GTTGTCGGTGATGAATTAAGCCTGCTATTGAAATGGCTAATGGGTGTTCCAGCTGGTCTGAAACTCAACAGCCATCTTGATCAACTACTGGGCAGTTTCTTTCTGTACCATATCTACCTTTGGAAGG GCTACCTGACTATCCTGCAGCCTGTCTTTGACAAGCTCCTGTGGTACGGTGCCCTGTCTGGTTGTCTTGGTCTGTCCATGCAGCTCAGCCTCATGTCAGACCTTCTCTCGATGCTGACACTCCACATCTACTGTTTCTATGCTTACGCAGCAAA GCTCTACTCCCTCCAGATTCAAACCCTCGCCTCGCTGTGGCGGCTCTTCCGAGGCAAGAAACAGAACCCATTGCGTAAACGCGTAGACTCCACCTCATACGATGTGGATCAGCTCTTCATTGGAACACTGCTCTTCACCATACTGCTCTTCCTCCTCCCAACAACTGGAGTTTATTACATCGCATTCACAATG cTGCGGCTGGTGGTAATCATCATCAATGGTTGTCTCGGATGGATGGTGTCGTTTATCAATACTTTGCCTGTTTACAGCCTGATAGCTAGAGGTCTTCATTTAGCAGAGATGGCAG gtgATCTTAGATTTTCAATCTGGCCACATCATGAAGGAAGACCACTTTACCTTTCCTTACAG GTCATACAGTGTCCATTATCGGAGGTCTATCATCTGTACAAGGAATCTGATGGCCCAGTCCAGGAGAATACTGCGAGTTATACTTGGGGAGAGTTCGGAAAGAATCTGATCATTGGAAAGCTAGTTTATCCATGGGTCAGTGTCAGACAGGACAACGAGTAA